A single Megachile rotundata isolate GNS110a chromosome 9, iyMegRotu1, whole genome shotgun sequence DNA region contains:
- the LOC100883250 gene encoding facilitated trehalose transporter Tret1-2 homolog: MAPTYSPEEIEGRSYKYVYSPVPVSSSSAVYDSTTLGKQPVEIGAGSTSYRVSNGVQDKCRDSKMTEKGSTFLQYVAAAAANLCTVSAGAMMGWSSPALSKLQNEIEDNPLHRKITDDENTWIGSLLSIGAMIGPFVAGYLAEKYGRKRTLLISVAPFLVGWILIASATVVVQLYVARVVLGFALGFAFTCVPMYCGEIAETSVRGALGSFLQLFCTIGLLYAYSIGPYVSYHVFWITCAILPIVFFVCFFWMPESPMYLLKVGHREEAIKALARLRGKSGASVQKEADEMQAAIDEAFKEEAKLSDLFTVKANTKALIYTCLLVAFQQLSGINVVLFYMDGIFKSAKVALETSLATIIVGVVQVLASCVTPFVVDRLGRRMLLVFSGVGEIVSLGALGIYMYLQDVQKSDVSSISFLPILALVVFISTYSVGSGPVPWSVMGEMFASDVKSKASGITVFVCWTLSFFITKFSKNLQNALGNYMLYWVFGVFCVISVLFTVLVLPETKGKNLQQIQDELNGVSPSVPEFGDSSKK; the protein is encoded by the exons ATGGCCCCCACCTACAGCCCAGAGGAAATAGAGGGGCGCTCGTATAAGTATGTCTACAGCCCTGTACCAGTGAGTTCCTCTTCAGCAGTGTACGATTCAACCACCCTTGGAAAACAGCCCGTCGAGATCGGTGCCGGTTCAACGAGCTATCGTGTATCTAACGGTGTTCAAGACAAGTGTCGTGACTCTAAAATGACGGAAAAGGGCTCGACGTTCCTGCAGTACGTCGCTGCGGCGGCAG CCAACCTATGTACCGTATCAGCCGGAGCCATGATGGGCTGGTCCAGCCCAGCGCTGTCGAAGCTGCAGAACGAGATAGAGGACAATCCGCTCCATAGAAAGATTACTGACGATGAAAACACTTGGATCGGTTCGTTGCTGTCGATCGGAGCGATGATCGGTCCCTTCGTTGCTGGATACTTGGCCGAAAA ATACGGCAGAAAGCGAACACTGCTGATCTCCGTGGCGCCATTTCTGGTCGGTTGGATCCTGATAGCCTCAGCCACGGTAGTCGTGCAGCTGTACGTAGCTCGAGTGGTACTCGGTTTCGCTTTAGGATTCGCGTTCACGTGCGTTCCCATGTACTGCGGTGAAATAGCCGAG ACATCCGTCAGAGGAGCACTAGGATCCTTCCTGCAGTTGTTCTGTACTATTGGTCTGCTGTACGCGTACTCTATCGGACCATACGTATCCTACCACGTATTCTGGATCACCTGCGCCATTCTGCCTATCGTGTTCTTCGTATGCTTCTTCTGGATGCCCGAGTCACCTATGTATCTGCTGAAGGTTGGACACAGGGAAGAAGCGATCAAGGCTTTGGCGAGACTTAGAGGAAAATCTGGGGCTAGTGTGCAGAAGGAAGCTGATGAAATGCAG GCGGCCATCGACGAAGCTTTCAAAGAGGAGGCCAAGCTTTCGGACCTGTTCACGGTGAAGGCCAACACGAAGGCACTGATCTACACGTGCTTGCTCGTCGCCTTCCAGCAGCTCAGCGGTATCAACGTGGTCCTGTTCTACATGGACGGTATTTTCAAGAGCGCGAAAGTCGCGTTGGAGACCTCGCTCGCGACCATCATCGTAGGAGTAGTGCAAGTGCTTGCCTCGTGTGTCACACCTTTCGTCGTTGACAGACTTGGCAGAAGAATGCTGCTCGTTTTCTCTGGCGTTGGCGAGATCGTCAGTTTG GGCGCCCTCGGCATCTACATGTACCTGCAAGATGTCCAAAAGTCAGACGTGAGCAGTATCTCGTTCCTGCCGATTCTCGCTCTGGTCGTGTTCATCTCGACCTACAGCGTCGGTTCAGGTCCCGTTCCATGGTCCGTGATGGGTGAAATGTTCGCCTCCGACGTAAAATCGAAGGCTTCCGGTATCACGGTATTCGTCTGCTGGACGCTCTCCTTCTTCATCACGAAATTCTCCAAGAACTTGCAAAATGCGCTCGGTAACTACATGCTGTACTGGGTGTTCGGTGTGTTCTGTGTGATCAGCGTGCTGTTCACTGTGCTGGTGTTGCCCGAGACGAAGGGCAAGAATTTGCAACAGATCCAAGACGAGTTGAACGGCGTGAGCCCCTCGGTTCCCGAGTTTGGTGACTCGAGTAAGAAATGA